The following proteins are encoded in a genomic region of Neoarius graeffei isolate fNeoGra1 chromosome 6, fNeoGra1.pri, whole genome shotgun sequence:
- the LOC132887675 gene encoding MOB kinase activator 2 isoform X2: MGGCQSFIGSGDEASHTLTAENHGDINTLKLKNNNIQKAPLLHEKPYLQDHFLRDHITDIDLFTLSALPHGLDQHEWMAFNAVSFFKNINLISSALSEFCTSTSCPTAKGPGNKVYEWTDEHGKKLKCSAPLYTDYAMSYIQELLTDENVFPTRAGVKFPNGFMFLVQKVFLLLFRTLSHLYSSHYRDAVAVEIHPHLNTLLTHFITFSHTFRLLEASETEPFDDLISVLIH, encoded by the exons ATGGGGGGATGTCAGAGTTTTATTGGCTCTGGGGACGAGGCCTCACACACTCTGACTGCGGAGAACCATGGAGACATCAACACACTGAAACT gAAGAACAATAACATTCAAAAGGCTCCATTGCTGCATGAGAAACCATACCTGCAGGATCACTTCCTAAGAGACCACATTACAGACATCGACCTGTTCACACTGTCTGCTCTCCCACACGGCCTGGATCAGCACGAGTGGATGGCCTTCAATG CTGTCTCATTCTTTAAGAATATTAATCTCATCTCGAGCGCTCTGTCTGAATTTTGCACCTCGACCAGCTGCCCAACAGCTAAAGGGCCAGGAAACAA ggtgtaTGAATGGACGGATGAACATGGGAAGAAGTTGAAGTGTTCAGCTCCTCTCTACACAGATTACGCCATGTCCTACATCCAGGAACTGCTCACAGATGAGAATGTCTTTCCCACCAGGGCAG gtGTAAAATTCCCAAACGGATTCATGTTCCTGGTCCAGAAGGTGTTCCTGTTGCTGTTCCGGACTCTGTCCCACCTGTACAGCTCTCACTACAGAGACGCCGTGGCTGTGGAGATCCACCCGCACCTcaacacactcctcacacacttCATCACCTTCAGCCACACCTTCAGACTGCTGGAGGCTTCAGAGACGGAGCCATTTGATGACCTCATCAGTGTTCTCATACACTAa
- the LOC132887675 gene encoding MOB kinase activator 2 isoform X1 translates to MGGCQSFIGSGDEASHTLTAENHGDINTLKLLRKNNNIQKAPLLHEKPYLQDHFLRDHITDIDLFTLSALPHGLDQHEWMAFNAVSFFKNINLISSALSEFCTSTSCPTAKGPGNKVYEWTDEHGKKLKCSAPLYTDYAMSYIQELLTDENVFPTRAGVKFPNGFMFLVQKVFLLLFRTLSHLYSSHYRDAVAVEIHPHLNTLLTHFITFSHTFRLLEASETEPFDDLISVLIH, encoded by the exons ATGGGGGGATGTCAGAGTTTTATTGGCTCTGGGGACGAGGCCTCACACACTCTGACTGCGGAGAACCATGGAGACATCAACACACTGAAACT actcaggAAGAACAATAACATTCAAAAGGCTCCATTGCTGCATGAGAAACCATACCTGCAGGATCACTTCCTAAGAGACCACATTACAGACATCGACCTGTTCACACTGTCTGCTCTCCCACACGGCCTGGATCAGCACGAGTGGATGGCCTTCAATG CTGTCTCATTCTTTAAGAATATTAATCTCATCTCGAGCGCTCTGTCTGAATTTTGCACCTCGACCAGCTGCCCAACAGCTAAAGGGCCAGGAAACAA ggtgtaTGAATGGACGGATGAACATGGGAAGAAGTTGAAGTGTTCAGCTCCTCTCTACACAGATTACGCCATGTCCTACATCCAGGAACTGCTCACAGATGAGAATGTCTTTCCCACCAGGGCAG gtGTAAAATTCCCAAACGGATTCATGTTCCTGGTCCAGAAGGTGTTCCTGTTGCTGTTCCGGACTCTGTCCCACCTGTACAGCTCTCACTACAGAGACGCCGTGGCTGTGGAGATCCACCCGCACCTcaacacactcctcacacacttCATCACCTTCAGCCACACCTTCAGACTGCTGGAGGCTTCAGAGACGGAGCCATTTGATGACCTCATCAGTGTTCTCATACACTAa